Genomic segment of Nostoc sp. TCL240-02:
TTTTGTCACACTGATTCCAGGATTGGGAAAAAAAGCTTTTGATGCAGCCCGTTGGATTGCGATCGGGCCAATTCCTATTCAACCTTCAGAATTAATTAAACCCTTTTTGGTGCTGCAAAGTGCGCGGCTTTTTGGTCAGTGGGAACGTATCAGTTGGCGGGTTCGCTTTGCTTGGTTGGGTATTTTCGGTTTGGTACTTTTAGGAATTCTTGCCCAGCCCAACTTAAGTACAACAGCACTTTGCGGTATGACTATTTGGCTAATTGCTCTCGCGGCTGGCTTACCTTACAAGTACCTAGGAGGAACAGCAATTGGCGGAGTAATGTTGGCGATACTCAGTATTAGCATAAAAGAGTATCAGCGTAAGCGGGTGATGTCATTCCTCAATCCTTGGGCGGATGCTACCGGAGATGGCTACCAGTTGGTGCAAAGTCTACTAGCTGTGGGTTCTGGTAGGACTTGGGGAGCCGGGTTTGGGCTTTCTCAACAAAAACTGTTTTATTTACCCATTCAGGATACCGATTTTATTTTTGCCGTGTTCGCTGAGGAGTTTGGCTTTGTTGGCAGTATGGTGTTGTTGGCACTTTTAGCTACATTCGCCACTCTCGGATTAATTGTGGCGCTGAAGGCTAAAAATATAGTACATCGATTAGTAGCGATTGGCGTGACGATTTTGATGATAGGACAATCACTGCTCCATATTGGTGTGGCTACAGGTTCTCTACCAACTACAGGCTTACCTTTACCCATGTTTAGTTATGGTGGTAATTCTATGATTGCTAGCTTAATAGCTGCTGGGTTGCTGATTCGGGTAGCACGCGAGAGTAATGAAGCTGAGGTAGTACCGTTACGAAAACCCCTGTTTCAAAATGGGCGAAGACATCGGCGTTTTCAGAAAAATAGGAATTGAGCTAGTAGGAAATAGGGCAGGCAACCTTTCACAGCTTATCGAGAATGTGCCTAAGAGCCCCTTACCTTTGAGGTAAAGGGCTCTTAAATGAGTTAGGTAGAATTGGGTTAATGCTAGGTATAGGAGTAGGCACTACTTTTTTGAGGACTGTGATTACAAATCCTTTTTGCTGGGATGGTTGCTTATTAGATATATCATTAACTTGCAGCGTGATTTGAGGTGGGAAGGCTAGATTAACTGGAAACTGCTTTGAGTCACTTAATGCAACTTCATCGCCGTATGGCAGAAGTTTAACTTGAATATTTTCTTTTTCCCCTTCTACTCTCCAACTCAGGGTAGCAGTTTTTCCTTCGTCGAGAACCAGATTTGGTTGCTCACTACCGTTGATTGTGAAAAAAACAATCCTAAATGGTTTTGGTAAAATTTCTATTTTAGATTCAGTCTTTTTAAAACTAGTTTTTTGACTTCCATTAGAAAATGCTT
This window contains:
- a CDS encoding FtsW/RodA/SpoVE family cell cycle protein, producing MNLHRLIPIFDSSVSNWALEARLLRWLTLIWLFVGLIMLFSASYPVADARQGDGLYYFKRQLLWVLVSLIGFNIIVNLPLQKILGVSHWFLLLFLALIFVTLIPGLGKKAFDAARWIAIGPIPIQPSELIKPFLVLQSARLFGQWERISWRVRFAWLGIFGLVLLGILAQPNLSTTALCGMTIWLIALAAGLPYKYLGGTAIGGVMLAILSISIKEYQRKRVMSFLNPWADATGDGYQLVQSLLAVGSGRTWGAGFGLSQQKLFYLPIQDTDFIFAVFAEEFGFVGSMVLLALLATFATLGLIVALKAKNIVHRLVAIGVTILMIGQSLLHIGVATGSLPTTGLPLPMFSYGGNSMIASLIAAGLLIRVARESNEAEVVPLRKPLFQNGRRHRRFQKNRN